A part of Terriglobia bacterium genomic DNA contains:
- a CDS encoding integration host factor subunit beta, with translation MTKADLIDEVTRLAELTRKDSEIIVETIFDSIVRSLRTGDKIEIRGFGSFRTRQRKPRVGRNPKTGDRVEVPAKKIPFFKPSKELKDLVNTGHSGGGAVITPPSAS, from the coding sequence ATGACCAAAGCCGACCTCATCGATGAAGTGACGCGGCTGGCGGAACTGACGCGCAAGGACAGCGAGATCATCGTCGAGACCATCTTCGACAGCATCGTGCGCTCGCTCCGCACCGGCGACAAGATCGAGATCCGCGGCTTCGGCAGCTTCCGCACCCGCCAGCGCAAGCCGCGCGTCGGACGCAATCCCAAGACCGGCGACCGGGTTGAGGTTCCGGCCAAGAAGATCCCCTTCTTCAAGCCCAGCAAGGAACTCAAGGACCTGGTGAACACCGGTCATAGCGGCGGCGGCGCGGTGATCACCCCGCCTAGCGCGAGCTAG
- the pgeF gene encoding peptidoglycan editing factor PgeF has product MATRTKSQKRIDDLSILRSDTLAGIPWLLHGFSTRCGGVSEAYGGQALNLGITPQDSRAAVERNRDLFLQAIGASDDGASVARASSPGTRVEDPRHTLWPMIRMRQVHSSVIHRVDELPAQPLQGDGLVTNRPGIVLAVRVADCLPVLMADPVRRAVGAFHAGWRGTLARVVEKGVGEFRRQFGSDPADMKAAIGPGIHRCCYEVSEELRDKFESQFEYVRDLFEEVFSSDPVRRKYPLLFMNMRAPGHGEPPRTPHLDLVEANRRQLLAAGVRQENIWTSDLCTSCRTDLLFSHRREKGVTGRMVGAIAIKKSE; this is encoded by the coding sequence GGGTTCAGCACGCGGTGCGGCGGCGTGTCGGAAGCCTACGGCGGGCAGGCGCTGAATCTGGGCATCACGCCCCAGGACAGTCGCGCAGCCGTCGAACGCAATCGCGACTTGTTTCTTCAAGCCATCGGAGCGAGCGATGACGGCGCGAGTGTGGCCCGGGCCTCCAGCCCGGGTACGCGGGTCGAAGACCCGCGCCACACACTTTGGCCGATGATTCGAATGCGGCAGGTCCACTCCAGCGTGATTCACCGAGTCGATGAGCTTCCGGCGCAGCCCCTGCAAGGTGATGGGCTGGTCACCAACCGGCCGGGGATCGTGCTGGCGGTGCGGGTTGCCGATTGTCTTCCGGTGCTGATGGCCGATCCCGTGCGGCGCGCGGTGGGCGCGTTTCATGCCGGCTGGCGCGGCACGCTGGCGCGGGTTGTCGAGAAGGGAGTGGGCGAATTCCGGCGCCAATTCGGCAGCGATCCCGCGGACATGAAGGCGGCGATTGGTCCGGGAATTCACCGCTGCTGCTATGAGGTTAGCGAAGAGCTGCGGGACAAGTTTGAGTCGCAGTTTGAGTATGTCCGCGATCTATTCGAAGAGGTCTTTTCGTCCGACCCGGTGCGGCGGAAGTATCCGCTGCTGTTCATGAACATGCGTGCGCCGGGCCACGGGGAACCACCGCGAACCCCTCACCTGGACCTGGTCGAGGCGAACCGGCGCCAGTTGCTGGCAGCCGGAGTGCGCCAGGAGAACATCTGGACTTCGGATTTGTGCACGTCCTGCCGGACGGACTTGCTGTTCTCCCACCGCAGGGAAAAGGGAGTGACGGGCAGGATGGTGGGGGCGATAGCAATTAAGAAGTCAGAATGA